CTTTGTGGTAGGGGAATACGCTGCGGTCTTTTTAATGATAACCATGACTGTTTGTTACCTGATCTCTGGCTTAATAGGTCGGGCATTGAACAAACCCTATCCAGTCCTCCTGGGTAATTTCATGTTGTTTGCCGGTTTTTACTTCTTAACCTCAGCCATAGTCATCCCTAACATCAGCACAGTTTTAACCCAGCAGATGAGTCCCGTTGAAATTCCAGACATATGGACCTTTGCCTATGCTGTGATCACCATTCTGGTCCTCACTGTGGCTGGTTATTATCTGGCCCGTAGACAGAGCCCTTTCCTGGGCCAAACATCAGGGTCTAATCAAGAATAATGAACAATGGTCAATTTTAAAAAAAGGATGAATGTTGGAATTATTAGTAAAAAAGCACAAAATATCAACAGTTTTGGGAAAAACAGTATAAATATCATAATATTTGGGAAGAAAAGCGTATATATCAATATTTTTTATGAAAAAAGCACAAATTTCATAATTTTAATAAAACTAGTAAAAAAATACCGTTAATTTCAAATTTAAGGTGATTATACATGGTAGCGATTCCAGGTAGTGAAATGTTAAGTTCCGCTCTGCACGTTATATCTCAGAGTCTGCTTATACCGGTTATTGTAGGGCTTCTGGCCTTTATGCTCTATGCAATTATTAGCTTTGGAGGTTTAATATCCGAGTACACCAACCGGATACGGATAAGTACCGAGGAAATAGAGAAGATTATCAGTGATTTTGCAAATTATGGTACTGCAGAGGGGATCAAAGAAGTAATGGATAAAAGCAGTGTTCCCACTGGTTATAAGAATATCATCAGCAAAATAGCATCCCACCCGGAAATGGGCAGTAAATCCCGGGAAGCACTGGCCCGAAAACTCATTGAAAAGGAAGAAGCCATGGCTGCCAAGAGTCTGGAAAAAACAGATATAGTAACCCGTTTAGGACCAACCCTGGGTCTGATGGGAACACTGATCCCTATGGGTCCCGGTCTGGCTGCGTTGGGTTCGGGAGACATTAACACCCTGGCCAATGCCATCATCATTGCCTTTGACACAACTGTGGTGGGACTGGCGGCGGGAGGTATAGCTTATGTTATATCCAAGGTCAGAAGGAGATGGTACGAGGAGTACCTGTCCAACCTGGATGCACTGTGTGAAGCAGCCCTGGAGGTGATGGCTCATGCTAAGGCGCAGGCGCCGTATGCTGGGTGATAGTCAGGGAGAAGACCCTATGGCGGGGTCTGCTAACCTGGTGGATGCTATGTTGGTCCTGGCAGTGGGATTTTTAATATTCCTGGTCATGTCCTGGAACATGCAGAACGTAGTTTTTGCCGATATGTCCCAGGAAGATCGACAGAAGACCATGGAGGCCATGAAACAGGTGGCGGAAATCCAGCAGGGCAGTGAACTCAATGATACACCCCAGTCAGAATCAGGATCAGGACAGGGATACGCCAAAAAGGGAACGGTTTATCAGGATCCCCAAACTGGTAAGCTGATCATGGTGGAGGGGTGACTGATTGGTGGTCCAACCACCTTCATCCCTCCTTAAAACCAATTTTTTTTAGAAAAATCAAAGCAGGGGGTAATATTTTTTTATCTCGTAATCGGTTACTTGCCGGTTAAATTCAGCACATTCTAATTTTTTCAGTGTAATCCATCTTTTAAATGAATGTGGTCCCAGGGTTTCCTTCATCAGTTCGGATTCTTCTGAAAACCGGATTGCTTCCTGTAGGGAAGAGGGTAAAGTTTCGATACCTCTCTCCATTCTCTGTTCTTCGTTTAAACCGTACAGGTTGAACTCCATAGGTTCTGGCACCTCACATTTTTCCTCAATTCCCTTCAAACCAGCCATGAGGGTGACTGCCAGCTGGAGGTAGGGATTGCCTGAAGGATCAGGGCAGCGTATTTCAATCCGGGTGGCTTCTTCCCGGCCTGGCTGGTAGTGGGGCACTCTTATCAGTGCTGAACGGTTGCTTCTGGACCATGCAATGTAAACCGGGGCTTCAAAACCAGGTACCAGTCGCTTGTAGGAGTTAATCCAGGGGTTAAGTATGGAGGTAATCTCCTTGGAGTACTTGAGCACTCCTCCCAGATAGGAACGGGCCACCTCTGACAGGTGGTAAGGGTCTTCAGAGTCAAAGAAAGCATTCTTATCCCCATTAAAAAGGGACTGGTGGGTGTGCATACCTGAACCGTACTCATCGTTCAATGGTTTGGGCATGAAAGTGGCGTAAACTCCATGTTTAGTGGCGATCTCTTTAACTGTGAGACGATAGGTCACCATGTTATCCGCCATGCGCAGGGCATCATCGTAGCGAATATCTATTTCATGCTGGGAAACAGCTGCTTCATGATGGGAGTATTCCACTCGTATCCCCAGCTTTTTCAAAGCCAACACAGTATCTCTTCTAAGATCTGAAGCCAGATCAAGGGGTGTAAGGTCAAAATAACCACCAGTATCCAGTGGTTCGGGATTGGTGGGTGACTTGAAATAGAAATACTCCAGTTCAGGACCAACATAGAAATGGTCAAAGCCCATTTCTTTCATCTTGCCCAGGGCTCTTTTAAGGACGTAGCGGGGATCTCCCTCATAGGGTTGTCCATCAGGTTTTAAAACGTCACAAATCATTCTCCCCACGTTCCCCTGCATCCTCCAGGGTAAAATAGCAAAAGTTTCTGGATCAGGCATGGCAATCATATCTGATTCTTCAATATCCTGGAAACCAGTGATACTGGAACCATCAAAGCCCATACCCCTATCCAGTGCATTTTCCAGTTCCTCGTTGGTAATAGCAAAACTTTTCAAAATACCATTGAGGTCAGTGAACCATAAACGGATAAATTCAACGTCTTTATCCTGAACCTGTTTTATTATATCATCTTTTGCTGACATGTTGTTCCCCGGTAATTTCGGAGCTGGCACCCCGGTATTGTACGTAAATTTATTTATCTTCTGATAATTTTTTCAATTATATATCTAATAGACTATTTGCATCATCATGTTTTAACTTTATTCCTATTTAACTGGTATACTGTTTAGATGTTCATTTTCAGGCAGGGTAATATTATACCCGAAAACACCTATTAAATTATATTAGAAAAATAATTTAAATAGATTGATGGGAATTTTCCCGGTTAAACTTCTTAAAACTTATTCATACATTACATTCCGAGTGGTGGCTTTAATGATAATACCAGTTTTGGATATAAAGAGTAGTATTGCTGTTTCAGGAAAATCAGGTAACCGTGATGAATACCAACCCTTGGAAACTGTTTTTTCCCCTTCATCCCATCCCCTGGAAATAGCCCGAGCACTGAAGGAGAGGGGTGCACAGGAGATATACATTGCCGACCTGGATGCCATAGAAAATAAAGGTTCTAACCGGGATCTGGTGGGAAAGATCAACCAGGTGCTCCCGGTGATGCTGGACTGTGGGGCCTGTGATCCAGAATCAGTAACTGAAGCCCTTAAATTTGCAGATAAGGTGATAGTGGCCACTGAAACCCTGAAAAGTATGGATGATCTTCAGCAGATATTTTCCAGGGTTAACCGTCAACAGATCATCATCAGTATTGACCTAGTTCAGGATCAGATCTACAGCAGGAATATGGATCTGGACTGGGAGAATTTGAGGGAAACCCTGGAAAGGTTAAGACCATCCCAGATTATCATCCTGGATATTTCCCAGGTGGGAACCCGAAAAGGGGTTAACTGGGATGTAGTAGATAGATTTTCCGGGTTGGAAAGTACTGTTATTTTAGGGGGAGGCATAACTGGCAGTGACCTGGAGGAGATAACCCGGAAGGGTGTGGCTAAAGTACTGGTGGGCACGGCCCTGCACAGTGGTCAAATGGAACCCTCATTTTAGGAGGAGTCCCTACTCAAGTTTTATTAATTCCCGCCACCCAAGATAGTTCATGGCTAAATTTTTGCTTATGGGTCCAGTAACCCGTGACACCAATTTAAAAAGTGGTTCCACCTGTAAAGGGATAGGCGGCCCAGTATACTACCAGGCGGGAGTACTATCCTCATTAAAATCAGATGTAACTGCCTTAGTAACCCTGGGAAAAGATGATGCTAATTTGTTGACTTATTTTTCTAAGGATACTCAGTTAAAACCAGTGTGGGGAGGGGAAACCATGCAGTTTGAGAATTTTTATCCTGACGAAGACCCCAACCACCGGGTGCAAAGGGCCTGCATACCTTCCAACCCCCTGGAGGTGTCCCATCTTGACTTTCTGGAACTGGAAACCTTTAACGCTGCACTGATTTCACCATTATCACCGGAGGACATACCACTGGAAACCATTAAGCACATCTTTAAAAGTGGAACACCGGTATATCTTGGGGTTCAGGGGTATCTTCGCCATTTAGAAGGTCAAAATGTTGTTTTAAAGCCCTGGAAGCAGTATAAAAATTTTTTAAAATATGTTAATTTTTTGTTTATGGATGAGGTGGAAGCCCGGGTGATAACTGGAAATTCCTCCATGTCCCTGTTGGAAATTTCCCGGGACATCTCCCTCCTGGGACCAGAAGAAGTCATCATCACCCGTGGTGACCAGGGGTCCCTGATTTATTCCCGTCACCATGATAAATCTTACTCCATACCAGCCTATCCACCCCAGGAAAGGGTGGACCCCACTGGGCTGGGTGATAGTTACCTGGCAGCTTATGCCTTCCGGAAACAGGAAACATCTGACCCCGAGGAGTGCGGAATTTTCTCATCCATAGTATCCTCCTTAAAACTGGAAAAAAAGGGAGCTTTTCAGGGGAATATAAATATAATTAATCAGAGGATACAGGAATTAAAACTGTAGTTTAGCATTCAAATAAAATAAAAATATTCAATAAATGGATAGGATATTAACAATAGAATAGTACTCAAAAATAGAAGTTAAAGGATAGAGGACATCGGGTATTTATTAGTCCCCTACTCCGGTGTTTCTTATATCATAAACTGCAATACCAGGAATGGTAATAAGCCCGCTGCAAAGAACATTACAATTCCAATAAGGGCATAATCTTTTTTCCTGTCCATAATTCCACTGCAAAGCAGGATTATCCCGGCAAAGGCCAGTAGGGGTGGAAGTATGTGGGAGAAAAGTATAGTTACATTGGTCATATCAATCAAATCTCCATCGGTAATTAGGTGAAGTCATCTCTTTTTTTGTTAAATATTTCTTTATTGGACTTACACTATTAAGGCTTTGGTGAGTTAAACTACTTTCACATCCTTCACTTGTCCCGAGTCTGGATGGAAAAGCCAGTTTGAAAACTCTTCATTTAGATTAATTCATGTAATAAATCCTTTCGGGACCTATACTGTAAAGACCATCACTGTAAGGGTAGAATGTGTTAAGAATGGTGTGTATATTGTAGTAAACCTGAAATGCACTTTTCTTTTTGGTGGCGTACTGATTAACATTCACATCAGTGTAGTTCTTGGTCAGGGCCGAGGTCACTGCCCGGTTAGCATGGTAGTAGTAGATTGGAAACTGCCGGTACTTCAGGTTGGGATATTTATCCTTCATCATCTTCATTCCCTGTTGACAGGCCAGATGATCACCATTTCCATCTCCGGTAGTAGTGTAAAAGACAGTGTAACCCTCCTTGAGATACAAGTTTTCCATGGTGGTAAACACCACATTGGCGTTGAGGGCACCATCATCAAAGCTATGTATATTGTAACTGTTGCATCCAAAAATGCCCATGACCTGTTTAAAGGAGTCTTCCCGGATCAATTTCTTTCTCTCGGATGCAGTGGCATTGGCGGGAATTGATACACTGTAGTAGTTAGTTACCGTGAGTAACTGGGAAGTTACGGCATCACCAGAAGTCATGAGCTCGAAGTGTATTGGGGAGCCATCCTCCATTATCCTCTGAACAGTTCCACCCGCCCCTATGGTTTCATCATCAGCGTGGGGTATAATGAAAGCCACCTTCTCTGGTGTGGATGAGGTGTTTCCCGTCCCATTATCCGCAGTTTGGGTGGTATTATTACTGTTATTGGACTGAATACCCGAAGATCCATTTTCTGCCGAGAAGGTAGGGAATAATGCAATGAATAAAATCAAGGGTATTGCCAAGAGTAAGATGATTATTGTCTTTTTCATTTTCATAACCTTAAATCTATGCCTATCCAAATCTATAATCTATTTAGAGCCAATTAAATATAAATAGGTTGCTGTATTCCTCTTATCAAATTTATCTTCATTTAAGGAGGGGCAGCTTGCCCATTATCTATTATTATTCTTTAGAAAAAATATAAAAAAAGGTTAGAAAAGATTTTTTATTAGATATCTATGTTACAAGGGGTCCACTGCAGTTAACTGGCAGTGAACGTACCTTTCTGCTGCAGTGTAACCTGGAGGCCAGCAAGTTCCCAGCACCAACTCCTTTTGGCCGGCAGGGAATTGAATGAGGTTGGTCTTGTAATCGTATCTAATATCGTTGTTGGAAACCACTTGGTAGGTGTATTTCTTCTGGGTTAGATAATCATTGATGTAAATCTTATCTCCCACCTGCAGGTTTTCAATGTGATTGAATGGTGCAGAATATCGGGTATGGTGTCCTAACAATCCCACTGAACCTTTCTGACCAGGGTAGAAACTCTTGGGTAAACTACTGCTCGGGTCAGAATAGTGGTAAACCGCGTCCATGGCATTTAAAGTGTCAGAGCGAATATTCCAGGTTACTCCCAGTCGGGGTATGGTCACCGTGGCGAAGGTGGGCATACTGGACAGCTGGGCAGAGTTGATCTGGAGGCTGTTTTTAACAGCATCCACTGCTGCACTGGTTTCGGATCCTTTCAAACCTTTCAGTACGGATTCGACACTGAATCCTTCCTGCGGATAACTGAACACTACACTGTAAAGTGCTCCATTAGTGTTAACCCATATCTCCTTTTGTTCGGAGGTGGAACCATTACCCTGGACCTGATAACTATTGTAATAACCAGTGTTCCCCTTCACATCGATCTTGTTACTGGAAGTGAGTTTTACGTTACTTTCTGACTCCTTAACCAGTTCTGGAACGAAATCCGTGGAAACATTGTATCCGGAAGGTATAACCTGACGGTTGACCGTGATGTTCATCCCGGTTTCCGGGTCTTTAAAGGCTACTATTTGAGCTCCCTGAGTTGGAACTTGCTGCCAACTGGAGGGATAGTCAAAGGAAACCTCCCCATTCTCGTAGTGTTTGGTTTCTATATTGGCACTGCCCGAGGTCATGGTGATAGCCACTAGAACTACCACCAAAACCGCAATCCCAATTAAAACATACTTCTTCAAATAAAAATCTCCCTAAATTTTTTTTTCCTTGAATTAATTGATTTTACTTTGATTAGATAATATTAAGTTGATAAGCACGGAATAAATCGAAAAAACCTTCCCCTTGAAAATTTTTTAAAAAACCACATTTAAGTGTTTATTTTGTGTAGATACTCCACATTAATAAAAGTTATGATCACCAGTTTAACAGGGTTCTCCTCAGTTCTTTTTCTGATTCGGCGATTAACTCAATCTTTTCTACTTTGATTCCCCGGTCTTTTAAGTATCCTGCTAATTCCACGGGGCTGGTACTTTCATCCACATCGGTAATCACTGAACTGTTTTCCCGGCAGATGGTCTGGGCACCGTAGAGTTCTAAGGCCTCCTGGGTTTTTTCCAGGTCATCGGTTTTCAACCGGAAGGAACGGGTTTTATGGGAGATCTGGGCAATGTCAATGTTCAGTCTTTGCAGTACCACCAGAACGTGCTTATCCAGAGCAGCTTCCAGAACTTCAACATCAATGATATCCTTTTTCAGGTTGATACGCACTGATTGACAGATCTGGGCCACATCACGGGCGTGGGCGAAACTGGGCTGCAGACCTTCCCCTCCATTGTTTTTGGGCTGGTAAACCTTCATGAACCTTCCCAGGATTTCTGGTTGGTAAGTCTCCCGGAGATCCTCTAAATTTCTGCGGAAAACCTCGGTCACCTCTTCCACCTCGGGATTTTTAAGGAAAATATGAAGGGGGGCCCGGCGAAGGTGGGCTTCATCCATGATACTTATGTCCAGGTTGGTGGAGAATGCAGGGATAAAGTGAGTGTGCAGTATAACCGGGATACCCCGGACATAGACCACGTCTTTTTTGTTCTCCATAGGGACAATTAAACGGTTGAGAATGAGTTCATGGTCATCACGCTGTCTTCCCAGGTCATCAATTAACAGAATACCCCCGTTGGCCTTAATCAGGGGAGATGTTTCGTAAACCCCCTTATTAGGATCATAATTAGTTTCTAACTTATTTAAACTGAGTTCAGCTCCAGTTAAAACAAAGGGGGCGTGAATTTTAACCCAACGTGGATCATCAGGCTGTTCCTCGCACATTTTATGGAAATCAGGGTCGTAAAGTTGTATGATTTTCCCACCGAATTCAATGTACTTGGGCATTACCAGGGGGGGCAGAAGATCAGGCATGGTGCTGATGATAAAGGTTTTACCAGTTCCCGGAGGACCGTAGACGAAAATCCCCTTACCAATAATACACGATTCAATGAGGGCTTCTTTAGCATAATCCACTCCTACCACCTGGTGGAAAGTTTCTTCCACCACTTCGGGGGGTATTTGTAGGGGATAACGGTGTTGTAACTGGATCTTCATGATCTGATAGTACTCTTCGTAGGGTACTGGGGCAATACCGATGTAGGGATTATCTTCTGCAATTCCCCTTACTTTTTCACGTCCTTTCCGGGTTATAGCGTATTCTACACTGGAAAAAAGGAATCCTCCACTCACTGGGGCACAGAAACCGCTTTTTTCCATTTTACTTAGATTTTCTTCCAAAATATCCCAGTGAATACCGGTTAACTCATTGATGGTGCTGGTTTTCACGGTACCGTAACTGCTGATAATTTTAAGTATCAATCCCCTGACGAAACTCTCGGATAGCTGCAGATCATCCAGATTTTTTGGTTGTTTCAATGCATTGAAAATTTTTTCCATCTTT
This genomic window from Methanobacterium formicicum contains:
- a CDS encoding ATP-binding protein translates to MNYYHDEKMEKIFNALKQPKNLDDLQLSESFVRGLILKIISSYGTVKTSTINELTGIHWDILEENLSKMEKSGFCAPVSGGFLFSSVEYAITRKGREKVRGIAEDNPYIGIAPVPYEEYYQIMKIQLQHRYPLQIPPEVVEETFHQVVGVDYAKEALIESCIIGKGIFVYGPPGTGKTFIISTMPDLLPPLVMPKYIEFGGKIIQLYDPDFHKMCEEQPDDPRWVKIHAPFVLTGAELSLNKLETNYDPNKGVYETSPLIKANGGILLIDDLGRQRDDHELILNRLIVPMENKKDVVYVRGIPVILHTHFIPAFSTNLDISIMDEAHLRRAPLHIFLKNPEVEEVTEVFRRNLEDLRETYQPEILGRFMKVYQPKNNGGEGLQPSFAHARDVAQICQSVRINLKKDIIDVEVLEAALDKHVLVVLQRLNIDIAQISHKTRSFRLKTDDLEKTQEALELYGAQTICRENSSVITDVDESTSPVELAGYLKDRGIKVEKIELIAESEKELRRTLLNW
- a CDS encoding DUF2149 domain-containing protein, whose product is MLRRRRRMLGDSQGEDPMAGSANLVDAMLVLAVGFLIFLVMSWNMQNVVFADMSQEDRQKTMEAMKQVAEIQQGSELNDTPQSESGSGQGYAKKGTVYQDPQTGKLIMVEG
- a CDS encoding HisA/HisF family protein, producing MIIPVLDIKSSIAVSGKSGNRDEYQPLETVFSPSSHPLEIARALKERGAQEIYIADLDAIENKGSNRDLVGKINQVLPVMLDCGACDPESVTEALKFADKVIVATETLKSMDDLQQIFSRVNRQQIIISIDLVQDQIYSRNMDLDWENLRETLERLRPSQIIILDISQVGTRKGVNWDVVDRFSGLESTVILGGGITGSDLEEITRKGVAKVLVGTALHSGQMEPSF
- a CDS encoding PIG-L family deacetylase, translating into MKKTIIILLLAIPLILFIALFPTFSAENGSSGIQSNNSNNTTQTADNGTGNTSSTPEKVAFIIPHADDETIGAGGTVQRIMEDGSPIHFELMTSGDAVTSQLLTVTNYYSVSIPANATASERKKLIREDSFKQVMGIFGCNSYNIHSFDDGALNANVVFTTMENLYLKEGYTVFYTTTGDGNGDHLACQQGMKMMKDKYPNLKYRQFPIYYYHANRAVTSALTKNYTDVNVNQYATKKKSAFQVYYNIHTILNTFYPYSDGLYSIGPERIYYMN
- a CDS encoding glutamine synthetase family protein → MSAKDDIIKQVQDKDVEFIRLWFTDLNGILKSFAITNEELENALDRGMGFDGSSITGFQDIEESDMIAMPDPETFAILPWRMQGNVGRMICDVLKPDGQPYEGDPRYVLKRALGKMKEMGFDHFYVGPELEYFYFKSPTNPEPLDTGGYFDLTPLDLASDLRRDTVLALKKLGIRVEYSHHEAAVSQHEIDIRYDDALRMADNMVTYRLTVKEIATKHGVYATFMPKPLNDEYGSGMHTHQSLFNGDKNAFFDSEDPYHLSEVARSYLGGVLKYSKEITSILNPWINSYKRLVPGFEAPVYIAWSRSNRSALIRVPHYQPGREEATRIEIRCPDPSGNPYLQLAVTLMAGLKGIEEKCEVPEPMEFNLYGLNEEQRMERGIETLPSSLQEAIRFSEESELMKETLGPHSFKRWITLKKLECAEFNRQVTDYEIKKYYPLL
- a CDS encoding PfkB family carbohydrate kinase; this translates as MAKFLLMGPVTRDTNLKSGSTCKGIGGPVYYQAGVLSSLKSDVTALVTLGKDDANLLTYFSKDTQLKPVWGGETMQFENFYPDEDPNHRVQRACIPSNPLEVSHLDFLELETFNAALISPLSPEDIPLETIKHIFKSGTPVYLGVQGYLRHLEGQNVVLKPWKQYKNFLKYVNFLFMDEVEARVITGNSSMSLLEISRDISLLGPEEVIITRGDQGSLIYSRHHDKSYSIPAYPPQERVDPTGLGDSYLAAYAFRKQETSDPEECGIFSSIVSSLKLEKKGAFQGNINIINQRIQELKL
- a CDS encoding sortase domain-bontaining protein, with the translated sequence MKKYVLIGIAVLVVVLVAITMTSGSANIETKHYENGEVSFDYPSSWQQVPTQGAQIVAFKDPETGMNITVNRQVIPSGYNVSTDFVPELVKESESNVKLTSSNKIDVKGNTGYYNSYQVQGNGSTSEQKEIWVNTNGALYSVVFSYPQEGFSVESVLKGLKGSETSAAVDAVKNSLQINSAQLSSMPTFATVTIPRLGVTWNIRSDTLNAMDAVYHYSDPSSSLPKSFYPGQKGSVGLLGHHTRYSAPFNHIENLQVGDKIYINDYLTQKKYTYQVVSNNDIRYDYKTNLIQFPAGQKELVLGTCWPPGYTAAERYVHCQLTAVDPL
- a CDS encoding MotA/TolQ/ExbB proton channel family protein, which produces MVAIPGSEMLSSALHVISQSLLIPVIVGLLAFMLYAIISFGGLISEYTNRIRISTEEIEKIISDFANYGTAEGIKEVMDKSSVPTGYKNIISKIASHPEMGSKSREALARKLIEKEEAMAAKSLEKTDIVTRLGPTLGLMGTLIPMGPGLAALGSGDINTLANAIIIAFDTTVVGLAAGGIAYVISKVRRRWYEEYLSNLDALCEAALEVMAHAKAQAPYAG